From Macaca fascicularis isolate 582-1 chromosome 14, T2T-MFA8v1.1, a single genomic window includes:
- the SLC39A13 gene encoding zinc transporter ZIP13 isoform X9, with protein sequence MPGCPCPGCGMAGPRLLFLTALALELLGRAGGSQPALRSRGTATACRLDNKESESWGALLSGERLDTWICSLLGSLMVGLSGVFPLLVIPLEMGTMLRSEAGAWRLKQLLSFALGGLLGNVFLHLLPEAWAYTCSAGPGGEGQSLQQQQQLGLWVIAGILTFLALEKMFLDSKAERTSQVSGYLNLLANTIDNFTHGLAVAASFLVSKKIGLLTTMAILLHEIPHEVGDFAILLRAGFDRWSAAKLQLSTALGGLLGAGFAICTQSPKGRRRQPGSCPSPLEAFSTSPW encoded by the exons ATGCCTGGatgtccctgccctggctgtggCATGGCGGGCCCAAGGCTCCTCTTCCTCACCGCCCTTGCCCTGGAGCTCTTGGGAAGGGCTGGGGGTTCCCAGCCGGCCCTCCGGAGCCGGGGGACTGCGACGGCCTGCCGCCTGGACAACAAGGAAAGCGAGTCCTGGGGGGCTCTGCTGAGCGGAGAGCGGCTGGACACCTGGATCTGCTCCCTCCTGGGTTCCCTCATGGTGGGGCTCAGTGGGGTCTTCCCGTTGCTCGTCATTCCCCTAGAGATGGGGACCATGCTGCGCTCAGAAG CTGGGGCCTGGCGCCTGAAGCAGCTGCTCAGCTTCGCCCTGGGGGGACTCTTGGGCAATGTGTTTCTGCACCTGCTGCCCGAAGCCTGGGCCTACACGTGCAGCGCCGGCCCTG GTGGTGAGGGGCAGagcctgcagcagcagcagcagctggggctATGGGTCATTGCTGGCATCCTGACCTTCCTGGCGTTGGAGAAGATGTTCCTGGACAGCAAGGCGGAGAGGACCAGCCAG gTCAGCGGCTACCTCAACCTGCTGGCCAACACCATCGACAACTTCACCCATGGGCTGGCTGTGGCTGCCAGCTTCCTTGTGAGCAAGAAG ATCGGGCTCCTGACAACCATGGCCATCCTCCTGCACGAGATCCCCCATGAG GTGGGCGACTTTGCCATCCTGCTCCGGGCTGGCTTTGACCGATGGAGCGCAGCCAAGCTGCAACTCTCGACAGCGCTGGGGGGCCTGCTGGGCGCCGGCTTTGCCATCTGTACCCAGTCCCCCAAGGGA AGGAGACGGCAGCCTGGGTCCTGCCCTTCACCTCTGGAGGCTTTCTCTACATCGCCTTGGTGA